In Populus trichocarpa isolate Nisqually-1 chromosome 7, P.trichocarpa_v4.1, whole genome shotgun sequence, the following proteins share a genomic window:
- the LOC7477461 gene encoding vesicle transport protein GOT1, with product MVSFEMTDRKKIGLGLTGFGIFFSFLGIVFFFDKGLLAMGNILFISGVSLTIGPKSTMQFFMKRQNFKGTISFGAGFFFVVIGWPVIGMILEAYGFIVLFSGFWPTLAVFVQRIPIFGWVFQQPFVRSFFDRYRGKRVPV from the exons ATGGTTTCCTTCGAAATGACTGACCGCAAAA AGATTGGGCTGGGCTTGACTGGATTTGGCATATTTTTCTCATTCCTgggaattgtcttcttctttgacAAGGGATTACTTGCTATGGGAAAT ATCCTTTTCATCTCTGGAGTCAGTCTCACTATTGGACCAAAATCTACCATGCAATTCTTCATGAAACGCCAAAACTTTAAG GGAACCATTTCATTTGGTGCTGGCTTCTTCTTTGTGGTCATAGGATGGCCAGTTATTGGCATGATTTTGGAAGCATATGGGTTCATCGTGCTCTTTAG TGGTTTCTGGCCTACACTGGCAGTTTTTGTGCAGAGGATACCGATTTTTGGATGGGTGTTCCAACAGCCTTTTGTGAGATCG TTTTTTGATCGATATCGGGGCAAAAGAGTGCCTGTGTAA
- the LOC7486030 gene encoding uncharacterized protein LOC7486030: MADDTSVGSKRRITEIEEESLLQQQQKDHSCSFFSTFSPQGDSILSPTKAVQEEANHQDNPSPTSFKKVKSSCLTESDTSFREKQGVGFEENGVKFDFLNEKNVAFCGLVPGSSESGELDEKIESSGAKVKETENSVDGGLKKGEVEWSVDDAKEVKEKGKDFVGSECFEAEMGLGTDDNKESVKVKESGGESLLEAKKQLLEELEVGSIFKNKTSVDNNVDDFDTNVGVSGSLKGFGESVRRSLKFELIDDTVLIEPVSETETANGGANVAERNGKKNGKQGTDGKKEKRPRRRGKVATRGLETSEGQKKVTQVGEAQNRTIHVGEIRDRCATDGDQMKRKYSRVEMEALRFANIVEQRKLWRDVYTGLGYDVVEGYKDLASSKHQKNVCLNFNPLEPFGRKEPDILGEESSENVDDGLENMEGDGVQNVDLLNPACSSSIEGEGAATLLVEEYDEEDDSDDDYASIQRPAFAVEGEPDFDSGPPEDGLEYLRRVRWEAAHIPKVKVAKLDRSRVNKEQTVYMPQIPDIAKCPEYLLPSRQWEDVFLADFSELRLLFSQNDGPSTKISHKMQPAAIVHGSCSPQLSESVIVEKFNNLRTDEVQSYKQPDTSSSESIIDQLCMENREDRRSLTPSQHQTPEASSSDALCNYPTLPVILAMDSVARVSMLRRCIKLAETTDALSKNDCVWLFALCAAVDAPLDAGTCAALRGLLRKCASLRAGKSELDDEVIMLNILATISGRYFGQSES; the protein is encoded by the exons ATGGCTGATGATACATCAGTTGGTTCCAAAAGAAGAATCACAGAGATTGAAGAAGAATCTCTccttcaacaacaacaaaaagaccactcttgttcttttttctctacATTCTCTCCTCAAGGAGACTCAATTCTTTCACCTACAAAAGCAGTCCAAGAAGAAGCCAATCATCAAGACAATCCAAGCCCAACGTCTTTCAAGAAGGTAAAGAGCTCTTGTTTAACTGAATCTGATACTAGTTTCCGAGAGAAACAAGGAGTGGGTTTTGAAGAAAATGGagtaaagtttgattttttgaatgaaaagaaTGTTGCTTTTTGTGGACTGGTTCCTGGGTCTTCTGAAAGTGGAGAGTTGGATGAAAAGATTGAGAGTTCTGGTGCGAAAGTGAAAGAAACTGAGAATTCTGTGGATGGTGGATTAAAGAAAGGAGAGGTTGAATGGAGTGTTGATGATGCGAAAGAAGTGAAAGAGAAGGGGAAAGATTTTGTGGGAAGTGAATGTTTTGAGGCTGAGATGGGCTTGGGTACTGATGATAATAAAGAGTCTGTGAAGGTGAAAGAAAGTGGAGGAGAAAGTTTATTGGAAGCAAAGAAGCAGTTACTGGAAGAACTTGAAGTTGGTTCAATCTTTAAGAACAAAACCAGTGTGGATAACAatgttgatgattttgatacTAATGTGGGAGTCTCGGGAAGTCTCAAAGGATTTGGTGAATCTGTTAGACgttctttgaagtttgaattgatTGATGATACAGTGTTGATTGAACCAGTTTCAGAGACCGAAACTGCTAATGGTGGTGCTAATGTTGCTGAGAGGAATGGAAAGAAGAATGGGAAACAGGGAACTGATggaaagaaggagaaaaggcCACGGAGAAGGGGAAAGGTTGCAACAAGGGGTTTGGAGACGAGTGAAGGGCAAAAGAAAGTGACCCAAGTTGGTGAAGCTCAAAATAGAACAATCCATGTTGGTGAAATTCGAGATAGATGTGCAACAGATGGGGATCAGATGAAGAGGAAGTACTCGAGGGTGGAAATGGAGGCCCTGAGGTTTGCAAATATTGTAGAACAGAGAAAATTATGGAGAGATGTATACACTGGACTTGGATATGATGTCGTGGAGGGGTATAAAGACTTGGCAAGTTCAAAGCATCAGAAGAACGTTTGCTTGAACTTCAATCCCCTGGAGCCTTTCGGAAGGAAGGAACCTGACATTCTTG GGGAAGAATCATCTGAAAATGTGGATGATGGATTAGAAAACATGGAAGGAGATGGGGTGCAAAATGTGGATCTATTGAATCCTGCTTGCAGTAGCAGTATTGAGGGTGAAGGTGCTGCTACACTTTTGGTGGAAGAgtatgatgaagaagatgacagTGACGATGATTATGCTAGCATACAGAGACCTGCTTTCGCTGTAGAAGGAGAACCAGATTTTGATTCTGGACCTCCAGAGGACGGATTAGAATACCTCAGGCGTGTCAG GTGGGAGGCTGCTCACATTCCGAAAGTTAAAGTAGCCAAGCTTGATAGGAGTAGAGTTAACAAAGAACAAACTGTTTATATGCCCCAGATTCCTGACATTGCCAAGTGCCCAGAATATTTACTCCCGTCAAGGCAGTGGGAGGATGTGTTTCTTGCTGATTTTTCAGAGCTGCGATTG TTATTCTCTCAAAATGACGGTCCCAGCACTAAAATTTCCCATAAGATGCAACCAGCAGCTATTGTTCATGGGAGTTGTTCCCCTCAGCTTTCTGAAAGCGTTATTGTCGAAAAATTCAATAACCTTAGAACTGATGAAGTCCAATCCTATAAACAGCCCGACACTTCCAGCTCTGAGAGCATCATTGATCAGCTATGCATGGAGAATCGTGAAGATCGTAGAAGCTTAACACCTTCCCAGCATCAAACTCCTGAAGCTTCGTCGAGTGATGCTTTATGCAACTACCCTACCTTACCGGTCATTTTAGCTATGGATAGTGTTGCTCGAGTTTCCATGCTGAGGCGGTGCATAAAATTGGCAGAAACTACAGACGCATTGTCCAAGAATGATTGTGTGTGGCTGTTTGCCTTATGTGCAGCAGTTGATGCTCCATTAGATGCTGGCACGTGTGCTGCTCTTCGTGGTCTCCTCCGGAAATGCGCTAGCTTGCGAGCTGGCAAATCTGAACTTGATGATGAGGTTATCATGCTGAATATTCTTGCCACAATTTCAGGCAGGTATTTCGGTCAGTCTGAAAGCTGA
- the LOC7491779 gene encoding protein EMBRYO DEFECTIVE 1674 isoform X2, whose protein sequence is MPCLSGFCIGFDGHRGVGARLFCSAAIVRRHYATILESKDGITVTISGFINRDRTRENGFSFQICEHFQLGFPYSWLELATRLGGEESANRGSPPGKSGFDEPKMSSGTSASAASVSFDDLPVTRIRDIATHPLGDSKDCALADILDHFCSNDAKLSPLATSPGSKNPVTVANAVLDETPRKNKRRADRKYKDGGIIPRRVDIVTGEHITPSRGIVTRSMSRRRNFREIREESPSSNPTVSCKASRNYPEKVLPSSAFLSTSETTKNLAGGTMSTSARRDSWATTSTEKIMEVPDVPLVRRSSSRPNIRKDYREK, encoded by the exons ATGCCGTGTTTGTCTGGTTTTTGCATTGGATTTGATGGCCACAGAGGAGTAGGAGCAAGATTGTTTTGCTCGGCAGCGATTGTCAGAAGACATTACGCCACCATTCTTGAGTCAAAAGATGGCATCACTGTTACAATTAGTGGATTCATAAATAGAGATCGAACTCGTGAAAATGGGTTTTCATTCCAG ATTTGTGAGCATTTCCAACTGGGATTTCCATATTCTTGGTTAGAGCTTGCCACCCGATTGGGTGGTGAAGAGTCTGCTAACAGAGGCAGTCCTCCTGGAAAATCGGGTTTTGATGAGCCCAAAATGTCTTCTGGTACCAGCGCAAGCGCCGCCTCCGTTTCTTTTGATGATCTCCCGGTGACAAGGATCCGCGATATTGCAACGCACCCTCTTGGAGATTCCAAAGATTGTGCACTCGCTGATATCCTTGATCATTTCTGCAGCAATGATGCCAAACTCTCTCCATTGGCAACCAGTCCAGGCTCAAAGAATCCAGTCACTGTGGCAAATGCTGTGCTGGATGAAACTCCAAGGAAAAACAAGAGGAGAGCTGACCGGAAGTACAAAGATGGAGGTATAATTCCACGTAGAGTTGATATAGTAACGGGGGAACACATCACACCAAGCAGAGGAATTGTCACAAGAAGCATGTCCAGGCGGAGGAATTTTAGAGAAATACGAGAAGAAAGTCCCTCATCAAACCCTACTGTCTCCTGCAAAGCATCCAGAAACTACCCAGAAAAGGTTTTGCCATCATCTGCATTTCTTTCAACATCAGAGACCACTAAGAACCTTGCCGGTGGGACGATGAGTACAAGTGCTAGGAGAGATAGTTGGGCCACCACATCAACGGAGAAAATTATGGAAGTCCCTGATGTACCTTTAGTCAGAAGGTCAAGCAGTAGGCCGAATATCCGGAAGGATTATCGTGAAAAGTAA
- the LOC7486031 gene encoding PTI1-like tyrosine-protein kinase 3 isoform X2 codes for MRRWLCCTCQVEESYQEHENERIRSTGNFGDGYPKGSKVSAPAKAEVQKEAPPVEVPVLSLEELKEKTDNFGSKALIGEGSYGRVYYANLENGKAVAIKKLDVASEPETNVEFLTQVSMVSRLKHENFVELLGYCVEGNLRVLAYEFATMGSLHDILHGRKGVQGAQPGPVLDWMQRVRIAVDAARGMEYLHEKVQPAVIHRDVRSSNVLLFEDFKAKIADFNLSNQAPDMAARLHSTRVLGTFGYHAPEYAMTGQLTQKSDVYSFGVVLLELLTGRKPVDHTMPRGQQSLVTWATPRLSEDKVKQCVDPKLKGEYPPKGVAKLAAVAALCVQYEAEFRPNMSIVVKALQPLLKAVAVAVAPAPAPET; via the exons ATGCGTCGGTGGCTCTGCTGTACCTGTCAGGTAGAGGAGTCTTACCAAGAACATGAGAATGAGCGCATCAGAAGCACGGGGAACTTTGGTGATG GGTATCCTAAAGGCTCAAAAGTATCAGCTCCTGCCAAAGCAGAAGTACAGAAGGAAGCACCACCTGTTGAAGTGCCCGTGTTGTCTTTGGAAGAACTGAAAGAAAAGACAGATAATTTCGGGTCAAAGGCATTGATTGGTGAAGGTTCCTATGGAAGAGTTTATTATGCAAACTTAGAAAATGGAAAAGCTGTGGCCATAAAGAAACTTGATGTTGCAAGCGAGCCAGAGACAAATGTTGAATTTTTGACCCAG GTTTCCATGGTGTCAAGattgaaacatgaaaattttGTGGAGTTACTCGGTTACTGTGTAGAAGGAAATCTTCGAGTGCTTGCATATGAGTTCGCAACAATGGGATCCCTCCATGACATATTGCATG GTAGGAAGGGAGTTCAAGGTGCACAGCCAGGACCAGTTCTTGATTGGATGCAGCGAGTGAGAATTGCTGTCGATGCAGCAAGGGGAATGGAATACTTGCATGAGAAGGTACAACCTGCTGTAATACACAGAGATGTCAGATCAAGCAATGTGCTTCTGTTTGAAGACTTCAAAGCCAAGATCGCAGATTTTAACCTTTCAAATCAGGCTCCTGACATGGCTGCTCGCCTTCATTCAACTCGAGTTTTAGGAACCTTTGGTTATCATGCTCCTGA GTATGCAATGACTGGACAATTGACACAGAAGAGTGATGTTTACAGTTTTGGAGTAGTTCTCCTAGAGCTTCTTACTGGGAGGAAACCTGTTGATCATACCATGCCACGCGGACAGCAGAGTCTTGTTACATGG gcTACACCAAGACTGAGTGAAGACAAAGTTAAACAATGTGTAGATCCAAAGCTGAAAGGAGAATATCCCCCTAAAGGAGTTGCCAAG CTGGCAGCTGTGGCAGCGTTATGTGTGCAGTATGAAGCTGAGTTCCGGCCAAATATGAGCATTGTTGTCAAGGCTCTCCAACCACTTCTGAAGGCTGTCGCTGTCGCTGTCGCTCCTGCTCCTGCTCCAGAGACCTAA
- the LOC7486031 gene encoding PTI1-like tyrosine-protein kinase 1 isoform X1, which yields MDKESEDLNCGAHATSPGYFARFERTGGGEEELFLKKRGKMRRWLCCTCQVEESYQEHENERIRSTGNFGDGYPKGSKVSAPAKAEVQKEAPPVEVPVLSLEELKEKTDNFGSKALIGEGSYGRVYYANLENGKAVAIKKLDVASEPETNVEFLTQVSMVSRLKHENFVELLGYCVEGNLRVLAYEFATMGSLHDILHGRKGVQGAQPGPVLDWMQRVRIAVDAARGMEYLHEKVQPAVIHRDVRSSNVLLFEDFKAKIADFNLSNQAPDMAARLHSTRVLGTFGYHAPEYAMTGQLTQKSDVYSFGVVLLELLTGRKPVDHTMPRGQQSLVTWATPRLSEDKVKQCVDPKLKGEYPPKGVAKLAAVAALCVQYEAEFRPNMSIVVKALQPLLKAVAVAVAPAPAPET from the exons ATGGATAAGGAGAGTGAGGATCTTAATTGTGGG GCACATGCAACATCTCCTGGGTACTTTGCACGATTTGAGAGAACAGGTGGTGGCGAAGAGGAATTATTTCTGAAGAAAAGAGGCAAGATGCGTCGGTGGCTCTGCTGTACCTGTCAGGTAGAGGAGTCTTACCAAGAACATGAGAATGAGCGCATCAGAAGCACGGGGAACTTTGGTGATG GGTATCCTAAAGGCTCAAAAGTATCAGCTCCTGCCAAAGCAGAAGTACAGAAGGAAGCACCACCTGTTGAAGTGCCCGTGTTGTCTTTGGAAGAACTGAAAGAAAAGACAGATAATTTCGGGTCAAAGGCATTGATTGGTGAAGGTTCCTATGGAAGAGTTTATTATGCAAACTTAGAAAATGGAAAAGCTGTGGCCATAAAGAAACTTGATGTTGCAAGCGAGCCAGAGACAAATGTTGAATTTTTGACCCAG GTTTCCATGGTGTCAAGattgaaacatgaaaattttGTGGAGTTACTCGGTTACTGTGTAGAAGGAAATCTTCGAGTGCTTGCATATGAGTTCGCAACAATGGGATCCCTCCATGACATATTGCATG GTAGGAAGGGAGTTCAAGGTGCACAGCCAGGACCAGTTCTTGATTGGATGCAGCGAGTGAGAATTGCTGTCGATGCAGCAAGGGGAATGGAATACTTGCATGAGAAGGTACAACCTGCTGTAATACACAGAGATGTCAGATCAAGCAATGTGCTTCTGTTTGAAGACTTCAAAGCCAAGATCGCAGATTTTAACCTTTCAAATCAGGCTCCTGACATGGCTGCTCGCCTTCATTCAACTCGAGTTTTAGGAACCTTTGGTTATCATGCTCCTGA GTATGCAATGACTGGACAATTGACACAGAAGAGTGATGTTTACAGTTTTGGAGTAGTTCTCCTAGAGCTTCTTACTGGGAGGAAACCTGTTGATCATACCATGCCACGCGGACAGCAGAGTCTTGTTACATGG gcTACACCAAGACTGAGTGAAGACAAAGTTAAACAATGTGTAGATCCAAAGCTGAAAGGAGAATATCCCCCTAAAGGAGTTGCCAAG CTGGCAGCTGTGGCAGCGTTATGTGTGCAGTATGAAGCTGAGTTCCGGCCAAATATGAGCATTGTTGTCAAGGCTCTCCAACCACTTCTGAAGGCTGTCGCTGTCGCTGTCGCTCCTGCTCCTGCTCCAGAGACCTAA
- the LOC7491779 gene encoding protein EMBRYO DEFECTIVE 1674 isoform X1, which produces MSTDPKRKGSSSATTPASLTKILHRSLSHLKSRTPNNITPVSSLSLKSVWLYDWWLAKAEGDGLAVSGFTFREGVGARLFCSAAIVRRHYATILESKDGITVTISGFINRDRTRENGFSFQICEHFQLGFPYSWLELATRLGGEESANRGSPPGKSGFDEPKMSSGTSASAASVSFDDLPVTRIRDIATHPLGDSKDCALADILDHFCSNDAKLSPLATSPGSKNPVTVANAVLDETPRKNKRRADRKYKDGGIIPRRVDIVTGEHITPSRGIVTRSMSRRRNFREIREESPSSNPTVSCKASRNYPEKVLPSSAFLSTSETTKNLAGGTMSTSARRDSWATTSTEKIMEVPDVPLVRRSSSRPNIRKDYREK; this is translated from the exons ATGTCGACTGACCCGAAAAGGAAAGGCTCTAGCAGTGCCACTACCCCAGCTTCACTAACCAAAATCTTGCATCGTTCTCTGTCGCATCTTAAGTCAAGAACGCCGAACAATATCACCCCTGTCTCTTCTTTATCTCTTAAATCG GTGTGGTTATATGATTGGTGGCTGGCTAAGGCAGAAGGGGATGGCTTAGCTGTTTCCGGGTTTACTTTTAGAGA AGGAGTAGGAGCAAGATTGTTTTGCTCGGCAGCGATTGTCAGAAGACATTACGCCACCATTCTTGAGTCAAAAGATGGCATCACTGTTACAATTAGTGGATTCATAAATAGAGATCGAACTCGTGAAAATGGGTTTTCATTCCAG ATTTGTGAGCATTTCCAACTGGGATTTCCATATTCTTGGTTAGAGCTTGCCACCCGATTGGGTGGTGAAGAGTCTGCTAACAGAGGCAGTCCTCCTGGAAAATCGGGTTTTGATGAGCCCAAAATGTCTTCTGGTACCAGCGCAAGCGCCGCCTCCGTTTCTTTTGATGATCTCCCGGTGACAAGGATCCGCGATATTGCAACGCACCCTCTTGGAGATTCCAAAGATTGTGCACTCGCTGATATCCTTGATCATTTCTGCAGCAATGATGCCAAACTCTCTCCATTGGCAACCAGTCCAGGCTCAAAGAATCCAGTCACTGTGGCAAATGCTGTGCTGGATGAAACTCCAAGGAAAAACAAGAGGAGAGCTGACCGGAAGTACAAAGATGGAGGTATAATTCCACGTAGAGTTGATATAGTAACGGGGGAACACATCACACCAAGCAGAGGAATTGTCACAAGAAGCATGTCCAGGCGGAGGAATTTTAGAGAAATACGAGAAGAAAGTCCCTCATCAAACCCTACTGTCTCCTGCAAAGCATCCAGAAACTACCCAGAAAAGGTTTTGCCATCATCTGCATTTCTTTCAACATCAGAGACCACTAAGAACCTTGCCGGTGGGACGATGAGTACAAGTGCTAGGAGAGATAGTTGGGCCACCACATCAACGGAGAAAATTATGGAAGTCCCTGATGTACCTTTAGTCAGAAGGTCAAGCAGTAGGCCGAATATCCGGAAGGATTATCGTGAAAAGTAA